Part of the Apilactobacillus apisilvae genome is shown below.
TCATAAAAAACGTTAATTTATTAGATTGTTGCATTAATTTCAAACTATCTTTATCGTGATTCCAATTTTTCTTAATTAAATTAGAATTTTTCAATTCATTCATGATAAAAATTACTTCAATCACAATTAAAGCTAAAATCATCCAATTATTAGCAAGTTGTGCATAAAATATACTTAGTACAAAAATAGTAAAAATAATTGCCATTAATCCATAACGAACATTCAAACCACTAACTTGTCTTTTCTGATTATCCATTCTTGCAATCAAAGTTTTATCATTCATAGAAGTCTTAATACTTTTTTCAACTTGATTATTAAGTTTACGAATTTTAGGTAAAACTTCTACTAAACCAAATAATACTGCCAAAGCTAAAACAACTAATAAGACAATATAAACAATTGTTCCCACTGATATCACTTCACTTTCATATGTATATTACACTATTATTATCACACTATTAATGAAAATAAAAAACTAATTAACATGATTGTTAAACCAATTGTAAATGTCATTAATTCTTTGAACTCTCAAGTTAGGCAAACCATTTCTGGAAAATCCATGAAAAGATTGTGGGTACCTAATATAATCAGCCTCAATATCATTACGCTTAATCGCTTGAAATAAGGCTTCACTTTGATTTACAGGACAACGCATATCCCATTCACCATGTTGAATTCTGGTGGGTGTTTTAATATTTTTAGCGTATTTTAAGGGAGAAGCATCCCAATAAAAGTTAACCCCCTCATCATCCATATCTGCTCCTAACTCATTCCTGGAAAAACGAACTCCAATATCAGAAGTTCCATAAAATGAATGCCAATCGACAATTGGTCTTTGTACAATTGCAGCTTTAAATTTATCAGTATGAGAGATAATCCAACTAGCCATAAAGCCACCATAAGATCCCCCGGCTATAAAAATATTATCCTTATCTAAATTATCAAATTTTTTCATTGAATAATTCAATCCTGTAAGTATGTCAGAATAATCTTCTTTCCCAACTCTACCCATTGAAGCTTTTTCAAAAGTTTGACCATAGCTACTGGAGCCTCGTGGATTCATGAATAAAACTGCAAAACCATGACTAGCTAAATATTGAAATTCATAAAAAAAGCTATCGCCATAAGTTTCATGAGGTCCCCCATGAATATATAAAATAACTGGCACTTTTGTTTTGTTAGTTTCTGGAAATAAACACCAGCCATGTATATTAAATTTCTTATCTTCAGAAATTGTCGAAAAAGACTTTGGCAATACAAAATCATGCTTTTGCTCATACAATTTATTTGGATTATAAACTAATTGTTGTTTATCTTCTTTGATATTAAATAACAATAGTTTATTAGGAGAAGATTGTGAGGAAACACTTAATAATAACTGATTTTCATTTAAAATACTAAAATCATATATTTCAGTTTCATCATCATATATCTTTTTAATATCATCTTTGAAACCAAGATAAATTTGACTGCGACCATGAGAAGTAGCGTGAAATAAATAATAATCGTTATTTATCCATTTAACCCCTTTATTACTACGATTTTGAACAAAATCAGTTGCTAAGCCGCCATTATAACTAACTTCGATATCATCAATACAACTAGTTAAATTATTCATTTTTTCATCAATGAAATTATATACATATAAATCAAAAACGGTCCCACTACCATATTCATTATTATTACCAACTAGCAATGCGTTATTGTTGTCGGGAGCAAAAATGGCCTCATTAAAATTGCCATCGGTTGGCGTTATAAGATTTTCTTTCATACTAACTAAGTTTAACTTGTAAACTCTGGAAATGCTTTTATTAAGTGAATAGATATTTTGGCTAAACATTAGTGAGGTTCCATCTTGATTAATGTCTAAAATATTAAAATTGTGCTTCGTTGTTTTTAATATTTGAAAATCACCAGTAGCTACATCCATTTCGTATAGAATATAAACTGTTTGATGATCTTTCCAACCAAAGCCATCATTGCGATTATCTAAACAATTAATATATCGAACTTGTGGAAACTTTTTGGCTTCAAATTTAGGCTCAACTTTAGTCCTAGTTACTTTAAAAAATAGTTTTTGTTTATTTTTAGAAGATAATAAATCACTGACATTACCATTACTAGTTAATATTTTTTTATCGTGATTAGTTAATGATCTTCTCACCAGTTGCATATTACCATTAATTTTATTTAAATAATAAAGTTCATCATTAATTTTAATTGGCGATAAACTAAAAGATTCATCTGTAATTGGTGTTGAATTTAAATGGTTATCAAGATGATATATTTTTGCAGTATATGAATTTTCAAATTTATCTATTCCATTCTTCACAAAAAACTTGTCAGAGTTAAGTTGCGTTAGCGAATACAAGTCATAAATATCACCATCATTAATCTTCTTCATATAATCATCTTCCTATTTTTTATCTTTTCGCCATTTTTCAGCGATTACAATTGAAGTAATTGGAATAGTTAAAATAACTCCAATTAGAGAAAATAAAATTACAATAAATTGGGCATCAAAAACCTTATCATTCAAAATATCACCAAAAGAATAATTTAAACTATGAAACCACACAAAGAGCGATAACGAACCACCAAAAAGTCCAAAAAATAATGTGTTTAGTGTGGTCCCAATAATTTGTTTTCCAACGTAAATCCCATCAAACAATAAGCGACTAGGTTTTATTTCTGGATGTTGTTCCTTAATTTCATCCAATCCAGATGCAATCGCCATGGTTGCTTCAGCAATTGCACCTAATGTGCTTAAAATAGCTGTTGCAATTTCGATTTTTATAAAATTAATGCCAATTAAAATCGACATTCCTTCTAAATCATCACTATCTTCCAATCCAAATCCTTGAACTTGAGCCCAATGTTCAACTGGAACAATCAGCAAAACTAAAATGAACAACACTAAAATAGAAGCAAGAAAAGCTAAACTACTAGTACTATCATTAGTCCCACTTAAAAAAATAGTAAGTGCTAAAACAATTATTCCAGTAACTAAAGTCACAATTATTGGTGGAAAATGAAATGTAATTAAAACAATTGCGAAAAATAAAAAGCCAAAATTAAATAGCAAACTTAAAAACGACTCTAGTCCCTGTTTACCACCAACTAAAATCATTAATACAAATAAAACTAATCCCAAGACAACAATTGCACTCATTTTTTAGCCTCCTCAGCAATTAGACTAGTCAATGCGCTAGCAACTGGAATGGCTAACACAATACCAATTCCACTAATAAGACTTTGAACCATCCCAAGTGACATATTCATTGAGAAAGAATAACCCCAACTATTACCATTTTTTAAGAATAATAATGTCATTGCCAAAGTTTCACCCATAAAAATAAAAAATAAGACATTGATTAAAGGTCCCATAATCGATTTGCCAATATTACGACCTGATAAAAACAATTGTTTTTTAGAAATTTGTGGTCGCTCCATCTTTAAAGCAAATAAAGACGAAATAATGTCAGTTGATTCATCCATTACCGCTCCCAATGAACCAATAATTGTCGACGCTAAGAATAACGGTCTGGGTGGTTGAGTAACGTACTGCATTGATTCATAAAAAATACCTTTTTCATGCGTAAATTTAAATACAATCAAGCTTACGATAATCGATAAAGTAGTACATAAAACCGTAGAAACTAGAGTAACCAACATTTGCTTATTAATTCCAATGACCATCCACAATGTCACTGCCGAGAAAACAATTGATAATAAACTAAAAATCAAAAGAACATTATTTCCATTATTAAAACCATCTAAATAAATGGCCAGCATGAACAAAATTGTATTAACAATGATACTGCCTACTGCAGTTAATCCAGCAAATTTTAAGAAAATACATAACAATGCAATTACTAAATAAAGCAAAAATACAATCGGTACATCCCTTTTATAATCCTTAATTGTAGCGTTTAAGCTACAATTTTTATGTAATATTACAAATGCATGCTGACCCACAGAATATTTATGGTCCATTGCACCAGATTTAGTATAAGTATTATTTAAAGATATTTTTTCACCGTTATATTTTCCATTAACAATGGTTCCATAAATTTTTTGTTGGTAACTATAGTCTGTGTTTTGAAAACTATCACTATTTTTAGTGGTATTAACAACTTTTGCACTATCGACTCTTATGATCGGTTGATGATACAAGAAGTCGTCATGACTAACAAAAACCATTAATAATATTCCAAATAAAATGAATAAAGTAATCATCTTTAATGGAATTTTTTGTAAATTTTTTAGCATGCTTTTTTCATCTCATTTTTATTAGTTTGTACTACAATAAACGTAGATAGGATAATCTTAACATAGTTAATATAAAATACTAATAAAGTGCATAACTTTAAGTTATAGCAAGGCTTTTAGACCGTCAAATCAACTTTCAAAACACGTTATCATTTGACATCTAATGTAATTTTTTGTAATAATGTTGTTTATGCTTTTGCACTTATTTATAGTATCTATAATTTTTAAGGAGGAATTTTATGACCAAAAAAGTTGAAGTTAAACACCTCACTAAAATTTTCGGTCGTCATATTGGTCGCGCCCAAGAAATGATCAATAATGGAGAATCCAAAGATGAAGTTTTGGCTAAAACTAACAGCGTTGTTGGTGTTCATGATGCCAACTTTGATGTTAACGATAATGAAATCTTTGTTATTATGGGACTATCAGGAAGTGGTAAGTCTACATTGATTCGAATGCTTAATCGTTTGTATGAACCAACCAATGGTGAAATTATTTTGGATGGTCAAAACGTTACCGATTTCGACAAAAAACAATTACGTGAATTCAGACGTAAGAAAATGAGTATGGTTTTCCAAAACTTTGCATTATTCCCTAACCGCACTATATTGGATAATGCAGCTTATGGTTTAGAAATCCAAGGTGTTGATAAAGAAACTCGTAACAAAAAGGCTCATGAATGTCTAGAACTAGTTGGACTACATGGTTATGATGATCGTTACCCTAACGAATTATCAGGAGGTCAACAACAACGTGTTGGTCTAGCTCGTGGTTTAGCTAACGATCCAGAAATTCTACTAATGGATGAAGCTTTCTCTGCATTGGATCCACTTAATAGAAAAGAAATGCAAGATGAATTACTTGAACTACAATCACATTTAAAGAAAACTATCATTTTCATTTCACATGATTTAAATGAAGCTTTACGTATCGGTGATCGTATTATGATTATGCGTGATGGTGAAATCGTTCAAATCGGTGGACCTGAAGATATTCTACAACATCCTAAAAATGAATATGTTGAAAAATTCATTGAAGGTGTTGATCGTACTAAGATCCTTACCGCTAGCCGTGTAATGATTCGCCCTAACGTTGTAAATATTGAAAAGGATGGTCCAAGAACTGCATTGAGATTAATGCAACACAATGAAATTTCAAGTGCTTATGTTGTTGATTCTAACCATCACTTCAAAGGTTTAGTTGATGCTAAAGGCGTTATTAACTTAATCGAAAATGATAAACGTGATTTAAATGAAATTTTAAATACAAACGTTCCAACTACATCTCCTGATACTCCTATCAAGTCAATCTTGACTGATATTTCTAAGACTTCCGTTCCTTTCTCAGTTATTGATAAAGAAGGTCGTCTATTAGGAATTATCTTAAGAAGTTCTGTACTTGAAGCAATTTCTGGAAATGAGGTGGCTAATAATGGCTAATTTATTCGCTTTAAATATGACACAAATTCCTTTAGCCGATTGGATTAATAAGTTTGTTAACTGGTTAACTCAATTTGTTGGCTTCTTTAATGGAATCACTAACTTTATTGGTGGAATTATTAATGGTTTCCAAGCTGTTTTCGATATCTTACCAATTTGGCTATTTATTATTTTAGTTCTTGGTATTACCTACTGGGCTCTTCATGATAGCAAGCACTGGGGATTAATGCTTTTTGAACTATTAGGTTTATTATTAATTTGGAACCAAGGTTACTGGCGTGATATGACACAAACTTTAACTTTAGTTTTAACTTCGAGTTTAATTATTGTTATCATTGGAATTCCTTTAGGTATCTGGATGGCTAAAAGTAGTACAGTTAACTTAATTGTTAAACCAATTTTAGACTTTATGCAAACAATGCCAGCCTTTGTTTACCTAATTCCAGCTGTATCACTATTCGGAATTGGAATGGTTCCTGGTGTTATTGCATCAGTTATTTTCTCACTACCTCCAGTGGTTAGAATGACTGCTTTAGGGATTCAACAAGTTCCTGAAGACTTAGTTGAAGCTGCTGATTCATTTGGTTCAACTAGTTGGCAAAAGCTAATGAAAGTTGAATTACCAATTGCTAAAAGTACATTAATGTCTGGTGTAAACCAAGGTATGATGTTAGCCCTATCAATGGTAGTTATTGCTTCTATGATTGGTGCTACTGGTCTAGGTGCTCAAGTTTACTTCGCTGTTGGTAGAAACAATGCTGGATCTGGATTTGCTGCTGGTTTCGCAATCGTTATCTTAGCAATTATCTTAGACCGTATCACACAAGCATTTAACAAAAGCAAAAGTAGTTCAAAATAGTTAAAGGAGGATTTTAATGAGAAAGAGATTTAAATTTGTTCTTGGAACTTTATCCATGTTCCTACTTGCGACAGTCTTAACTGCCTGCAGTAGTGCAACTTCACCTTATAATTCTCATAAGAAGTTAGGACCTCAAATCAACTATACAATTACTGGAATTGATGCTGGTGCTGGTATTATGGCTTCCACTCAAAAAGCATTAAGTGAATATCCATTAGCACAAAATAAGTGGCAACTACAAACTAGTTCTACTGCCGCAATGACAAGTACACTAGGTAAAGCTATCAAGTACAAGCAACCAATTGTTGTAACTGGATGGCAACCACACTGGATGTTCAAAAAATTCCCTATTAAGTTCTTAAAAGATCCTAAGAATGTATATGGTAAATCTGAACAAATTCATACAATTGCAAGAGAAGGATTAAAGAAAGATAATCCTGGTGCTTATCAATTGCTAAAACAATTCCACTGGACACCTGCTCAAATGTCTGACGTTATGTTACAAACTAACGATGGTGTTGATCCTAAAAAAGCTGCTGATGATTTCATTAATAAGAATCCAAAATTAGTTGCTGAATGGACTAAAGGTGTTCCAAAAGGTAATGGTAAGCCTATCAAATTAACTTATGTTGCTTGGGATTCAGAAATTGCATCAACAAATGTTATGGCTGAATTACTAAACAAGATGGGATATAAAGCGACAATTCAAGCACTAGAAATGCAACCAATGTTTGCTTCAATTGCTACTAATGCAGCTGATGCTTCATTGGCCGCATGGTTACCTAACACTGCTGGCCTTTATATGAAACAATATAAGGGTAAAATTGACGATGTTACTACCAATCTAAATGGTGCTAAAGTTGGTTTAGCAGTTCCAAAATATATGAAAAATATTAATTCAATCGACGATTTAATTAATAAGTAGTCATCCAAAAGCTATTCACTTAACTTGTGAATAGCTTTTTTGTATATTATAGTTTATCCTAGAGTGAACTTATAAAATGAGGTGTTTAAATGAAGAATAGTGAATTTAAAGATTCAGAAATTAAAGATAATTTTTATAAAGCCGTAAATGGTGAATGGATTAAGAATGCTACCATTCCCAATGATCATTCATCTACTGGTGGTTTCATGGACTTAGTAGATAATATCGATAAAACATTAATGAATGATTTTGATGCATTAAAATCAGGTAAAATGAAGCCTCAAAACGATGATATGGTTGAATTTAAAAAACTATATGATTTAGCTACTGACTTTGACAAACGTGAATCAGATGGTGCTAAACCTATTCAACCACTATTAAAGAAAATTGAAAATATTCAATCATTCGATGATTTAAATAAAAAACTAAGTGATTGGACTTTGGATGGTCTTCCACTTCCATTTAATTTTGGCATTGAAGCTGATATGAAGAATGCTAAATATAATGCATTATATGCAAGTGGTGCCGGCACTTTCTTACCAGACAAAACTTACTATGACAAAGAAAATCCAGCTGGCGCAAAATTAATGCCGGTATTTAAAAAGATGTCACAAAAGTTGTTAGTAATGGCTGGTTATAAAGATGCGCAAGCTAAAAATATCGTGGACTCAGCGGAACAATTCGATCGTTTGATTGCCCCAAATGTTAAATCAGCAGAAGAAAGTGCTGACTTCACTAAAATGTACAATCCAATGTCATTTGATGATTTAGCAGCTAAATCTAATAAATTTGATTTGATCACTTATATAAAAGGATTAATTGGTCAAGAACCTAATCAAGTAATTGTATCCGAACCAGAATACTTTGAAGCTTTCAATAAGATTGTTAATGATGATACTTTTGCAATGATGAAAAATTGGATGCTAGTTAAAACTATAAATGGATCAACTAGTATTTTGACAGAAGAATTCCGTCAAGTCGGTGGTGAATTTTCCAGAACACTATCTGGTAAAAAAGAAGCTGTTAAAAAAGAAAAAGCAGCATATTACTTAGCTGCTGGAACTTTTGACCAAGTTATTGGTGATTACTACGGTCATAAATATTTTGGTGAAAAAGCTAAACAAGATGTTCATGATATGGTTGTTAAAATGATCAACGTTTACGAAAAACGTCTAAGCAACAATGACTGGTTAAGCGAAGATACTAAGAAAATGGCAATTAA
Proteins encoded:
- a CDS encoding S9 family peptidase, translating into MKKINDGDIYDLYSLTQLNSDKFFVKNGIDKFENSYTAKIYHLDNHLNSTPITDESFSLSPIKINDELYYLNKINGNMQLVRRSLTNHDKKILTSNGNVSDLLSSKNKQKLFFKVTRTKVEPKFEAKKFPQVRYINCLDNRNDGFGWKDHQTVYILYEMDVATGDFQILKTTKHNFNILDINQDGTSLMFSQNIYSLNKSISRVYKLNLVSMKENLITPTDGNFNEAIFAPDNNNALLVGNNNEYGSGTVFDLYVYNFIDEKMNNLTSCIDDIEVSYNGGLATDFVQNRSNKGVKWINNDYYLFHATSHGRSQIYLGFKDDIKKIYDDETEIYDFSILNENQLLLSVSSQSSPNKLLLFNIKEDKQQLVYNPNKLYEQKHDFVLPKSFSTISEDKKFNIHGWCLFPETNKTKVPVILYIHGGPHETYGDSFFYEFQYLASHGFAVLFMNPRGSSSYGQTFEKASMGRVGKEDYSDILTGLNYSMKKFDNLDKDNIFIAGGSYGGFMASWIISHTDKFKAAIVQRPIVDWHSFYGTSDIGVRFSRNELGADMDDEGVNFYWDASPLKYAKNIKTPTRIQHGEWDMRCPVNQSEALFQAIKRNDIEADYIRYPQSFHGFSRNGLPNLRVQRINDIYNWFNNHVN
- a CDS encoding YibE/F family protein, whose protein sequence is MSAIVVLGLVLFVLMILVGGKQGLESFLSLLFNFGFLFFAIVLITFHFPPIIVTLVTGIIVLALTIFLSGTNDSTSSLAFLASILVLFILVLLIVPVEHWAQVQGFGLEDSDDLEGMSILIGINFIKIEIATAILSTLGAIAEATMAIASGLDEIKEQHPEIKPSRLLFDGIYVGKQIIGTTLNTLFFGLFGGSLSLFVWFHSLNYSFGDILNDKVFDAQFIVILFSLIGVILTIPITSIVIAEKWRKDKK
- a CDS encoding YibE/F family protein, with the translated sequence MLKNLQKIPLKMITLFILFGILLMVFVSHDDFLYHQPIIRVDSAKVVNTTKNSDSFQNTDYSYQQKIYGTIVNGKYNGEKISLNNTYTKSGAMDHKYSVGQHAFVILHKNCSLNATIKDYKRDVPIVFLLYLVIALLCIFLKFAGLTAVGSIIVNTILFMLAIYLDGFNNGNNVLLIFSLLSIVFSAVTLWMVIGINKQMLVTLVSTVLCTTLSIIVSLIVFKFTHEKGIFYESMQYVTQPPRPLFLASTIIGSLGAVMDESTDIISSLFALKMERPQISKKQLFLSGRNIGKSIMGPLINVLFFIFMGETLAMTLLFLKNGNSWGYSFSMNMSLGMVQSLISGIGIVLAIPVASALTSLIAEEAKK
- a CDS encoding quaternary amine ABC transporter ATP-binding protein, which encodes MTKKVEVKHLTKIFGRHIGRAQEMINNGESKDEVLAKTNSVVGVHDANFDVNDNEIFVIMGLSGSGKSTLIRMLNRLYEPTNGEIILDGQNVTDFDKKQLREFRRKKMSMVFQNFALFPNRTILDNAAYGLEIQGVDKETRNKKAHECLELVGLHGYDDRYPNELSGGQQQRVGLARGLANDPEILLMDEAFSALDPLNRKEMQDELLELQSHLKKTIIFISHDLNEALRIGDRIMIMRDGEIVQIGGPEDILQHPKNEYVEKFIEGVDRTKILTASRVMIRPNVVNIEKDGPRTALRLMQHNEISSAYVVDSNHHFKGLVDAKGVINLIENDKRDLNEILNTNVPTTSPDTPIKSILTDISKTSVPFSVIDKEGRLLGIILRSSVLEAISGNEVANNG
- a CDS encoding ABC transporter permease, with amino-acid sequence MANLFALNMTQIPLADWINKFVNWLTQFVGFFNGITNFIGGIINGFQAVFDILPIWLFIILVLGITYWALHDSKHWGLMLFELLGLLLIWNQGYWRDMTQTLTLVLTSSLIIVIIGIPLGIWMAKSSTVNLIVKPILDFMQTMPAFVYLIPAVSLFGIGMVPGVIASVIFSLPPVVRMTALGIQQVPEDLVEAADSFGSTSWQKLMKVELPIAKSTLMSGVNQGMMLALSMVVIASMIGATGLGAQVYFAVGRNNAGSGFAAGFAIVILAIILDRITQAFNKSKSSSK
- a CDS encoding glycine betaine ABC transporter substrate-binding protein, producing MRKRFKFVLGTLSMFLLATVLTACSSATSPYNSHKKLGPQINYTITGIDAGAGIMASTQKALSEYPLAQNKWQLQTSSTAAMTSTLGKAIKYKQPIVVTGWQPHWMFKKFPIKFLKDPKNVYGKSEQIHTIAREGLKKDNPGAYQLLKQFHWTPAQMSDVMLQTNDGVDPKKAADDFINKNPKLVAEWTKGVPKGNGKPIKLTYVAWDSEIASTNVMAELLNKMGYKATIQALEMQPMFASIATNAADASLAAWLPNTAGLYMKQYKGKIDDVTTNLNGAKVGLAVPKYMKNINSIDDLINK
- a CDS encoding M13 family metallopeptidase; its protein translation is MKNSEFKDSEIKDNFYKAVNGEWIKNATIPNDHSSTGGFMDLVDNIDKTLMNDFDALKSGKMKPQNDDMVEFKKLYDLATDFDKRESDGAKPIQPLLKKIENIQSFDDLNKKLSDWTLDGLPLPFNFGIEADMKNAKYNALYASGAGTFLPDKTYYDKENPAGAKLMPVFKKMSQKLLVMAGYKDAQAKNIVDSAEQFDRLIAPNVKSAEESADFTKMYNPMSFDDLAAKSNKFDLITYIKGLIGQEPNQVIVSEPEYFEAFNKIVNDDTFAMMKNWMLVKTINGSTSILTEEFRQVGGEFSRTLSGKKEAVKKEKAAYYLAAGTFDQVIGDYYGHKYFGEKAKQDVHDMVVKMINVYEKRLSNNDWLSEDTKKMAIKKLNALSIHVGFPDKIDPLFNQFKVTGKEDGNLFTNIHNIGKLVIKDEFSKWNQPVDKSLWDMSANTVNAYYSPLENVIVFPAAILQAPFYSLKQSSSENFGGIGAVIAHEISHAFDNNGCQFDEDGNLNNWWTKEDHKHFDTLAQSMIKEFDGMPFAGQKVNGKLTVSENIADAGGLSCAEEAAKGEEDCNLRDFFINWAKIWRTKSTEQFKQLLLSIDVHAPSELRAQVQVKNLDDFYTTFDVKPDDGMYMKPADRVNIW